The region TAATTATTCTCAAGAAAATGCAAGACCATTTTTAAATCCAGTTATCGGTCCAAAAGGAAAACAAATGGTAAGAAAACCCGCAAGCCAAGGAAATCCAGAGAAATTTGACCATATTCATCACAGAGGAATATGGGTTGCTCATGGAGATGTAAATGGAACTGATAACTGGTCTGAAATGGAAGGACATGGAAAAACAGTTCATAAAAAATTTCTAAAATTGGTAAGTGGACCTGTTTTTGGAATTATTCATTCTCTTAATGACTGGGTTGATAATAAAGGGAGAAAAATACTTGAAGAGGAGAGAATTATAAAAATATATAATTTGCCACCTGAAAGTAGAATAATTGACCATATTATAATTTTAAGAGCCACTGAAACAGAAGTTGTTTTTAAAGATACAAAAGAAAGTGGACTATTGAGTATAAGAGTAAATCCGGAAATGGAAGGAAGACATAAAGGAATTATAAAAAATTCTTATGGAGGGACAGGAGAGATTGAATGCTGGGGAAAAAGGTCTTTCTGGGTAGATTATTCAGGAGAAATAGAAGGAATTAAATGTGGAATTTCTGTCTTTGACTGGCCAGATAATTTAAGATATCCAACTTACTGGCATGTAAGAGATTATGGTCTATTTTCAGCAAATTTCTTTGGACTTTCAGACTTTTATGAAAACAAAAAAATTTCAGGAACATATATTTTACCCTATGGAGAAGAATTAAAACTTTTTTACAGAATTTACATACATTCTGGTAATTGTGAAGAAAGTAATATTGGAGAAAAATATTTAAATTTCCTCTATCCGCCACGGGTAGAAATAAAATGAGTGTAAAGGAAAGAATTTTAAACACTTTCAACCACTGCAAAATAGATAGAATATCATTTTTAACCTATCCTTTTTTAATTCCTCATGGAGAAATTGAAAGATTACTAAGAAATAATGGTTTTGGATACTGGTGGATAACCTCTCCTTTAATTATAAAAAATGAAAAAATAGAGAGAGTAACAACTAACTTTTATAAGAACGGAAAAGAATTTATAAAAGTCAGTTTGAAATGTAAACATGGAGAGATTTTTGAAATTTGGGAAACTGGCGGAGGATATGGTACTTCCCTGAGAAAAAAATTTTTTATAGAAAGAGAAGAAGATTATTATATATTTGAAGAAATTGCAAAAACAGAAAAAATTGATGTGGATAAAGAACTCTACAAAAACATAGAAAAAAATCTCGGAAATGATGGAATTTTAGTTTCATGGCTTCCAAAAACACCTTTTCAATCAATACTTTATGAACTTATAGGTCCTGAAAATTATGCCTTTCACCTTTTTGACTACCAGAATTTGTTTTTAAATTTATATGAATTTTTATTTAAAAGATATTTAAAAAAATGTGAAATTCTATCTGAAACGGAATTTGAATTTTTTGAAATTGCAGATAATATTACATCTGAAATGATAGGACTGGAAAGATTCAAAAAGTTTATATTACCTGTATATGAAAAGGTATGTGAAATCTTTCATTATAAAAATAAAAAAATTGGTTCTCATATGGATGGAAATTTAAAAATTTTAGTAGAAGAAATTCATAAAACAAAACTTGATTTTATTGATGCTTTTACTCCATATCCGGATACAGATTTAACTTTAAAAGAAGCAAAAGAAAAATGGAAAGAAAAAATTATTATAATAAATTACCCATCATCCGTTCATATAAGAAAAGAGGAAGAAATTAAGAAAATTACACAGATATTGATTGAAGAAGCATATCCAGGAGATAACTTTATCATAAATCTTACAGAAAATATCCCATCTGAACACTGGCAGAAAAGTTTAAAAATTATAAACGAAACACTTATAGAATATGGAGAAGTTCCAAAAGGAGGATAAAAATGGAATATTTAATGGGTATAGACATAGGAACAACTGGAGTAAAAATTGTTGTTATTGATATAGAAGGGAATTTAAAAGGTACTCATACAGTTGAATATCCTTTAATTACTCCTAGACCTGGATGGGCAGAACAAAATCCAAATGATTGGTGGAATGCAACAATAAAATGTATAAAAGAGATTATTGAAAAATTAAAAATTAAAGGAGAGGAGATTAAAGGAATTGGTTTAACAGGTCAGATGCATGGTTCTGTATTCCTTGATATAAATTACAATGTTATTTATCCTGCAATTTTGTGGTGTGACCAGAGAACATATGAAGAATGTAATGATATAAATGAAATTGTTGGAAAAGATAGAATTTTTGAAATAACCTGCAATCCTGTTTTAACAGGTTTTCAAGCACCTAAAATTTTATGGTTAAGAAAAAATAAGCCAGAAATTTATAAAAAGGTAAGAAAGATATTGCTTCCAAAGGATTATATAAGATTTTGTTTGATAAGTGAGTTTGCAACCGATGTTTCAGATGCTTCTGGAACATCTCTTTTTGATGTTAGAAATAGAAAATGGTCAGAAGAAATACTTGAAAAATTAAATATCCCAGAAGATTTTTTACCCAAAGTATATGAAGGAACAGAAATTACTGGATATATTAAAAAAGATGTGGCAAAATTAACAGGACTTTTTGAAAAAACACCTGTAATTGCAGGTGGTGGAGACCAGGCGGCAGGTGGAGTTGGAAATGGAATTGTAGAAGAGGGAAATGTTTCTGTCACAATAGGAACAAGTGGAGTTGTATTTGCACATTCAGAAAAAGTTATTGTTGACCCTAAGGGAAGATTACATACATTCTGTCATGCTGTTCCTGGAAAATGGCATTTGATGGGAGTTATGCTTTCTGCAGGTGGCTCTTTTAGATGGCTAAGAGATAATCTATGTGAGGAAGAAAAAAAGGAAGGAAAAAGAAAAAAGAAAGACCCTTATGAAATAATGACTGAAAAAGCAAAAAGTATTCCTATTGGTTCTGAAGGACTTATATTTTTACCATATTTAACAGGAGAAAGATGTCCATATCCGGACCCAAATGCAAGAGGCGTATTCTTCGGACTTTCTTTAAAACATACAAAGGCGCACATAATAAGAAGTGTAATGGAAGGAATAACTTTTGGATTGAGAGATTCTATAGAAATAATGAAAGAAATAAATCTACCCCTTGGTGAAAAATTTATAGCAAGCGGTGGAGGTGGAAAAAGTGATTTCTGGTGTCAGATGATAGCGGATATATTTGGAAAAAATATCGTAAGATTAACTTCTCAGGAAGGAGCACCTTTTGGAGCAGCAATTTTAGCAGGAGTCGGTACTGGAATATATAAGAATGTAAAAAGCGCCTGTAAAACTATACTGAAAGAGAAGGATTTATTCAGGTTTGAAACAAATAATTTTAAAACATATGAGAAATTTTACAGAATTTATAAAGAACTCTATCAGAAACTCAAAAATTCTTTTGACAATTTAGCAAAAATTTTATAAAATATTTTTCTTAAAATAAGAAAGGAGTGAAAATAAAAATGGATAATAAACAATTACTTATTGGAGTAGGAAGAAGAAAGAAAAGTGTTGCAGTTGTAAAAATGAAAGAAGGAGAAGGTAAAATTATTATAAATAAAAAGACACTTGAACAATATTTTCCACTTTTCTATCAACAGGAAGATGCAATAAAACCATTAATTGTAACGAACTTAAAAGGAAAATTTGATTTTGAAATAAAAGTAGAAGGTGGAGGAATAACAGGACAAGTTGATGCAATTAAACTTGGTATTGCAAGGGCTCTTGTAAAATCTGACCCATCATTAACCCCAAAGTTGAAAGAGTATGGACTTCTAACAAGAGACCCGAGAATGAAGGAAAGAAAAAAATACGGACAGAAAGGTGCGAGAAAGAAATTCCAGTGGACCAAAAGATAAGATGATAAAAAAATTAAATGTTAAAAATTTTAAATCCTTAAAAGAATTAGAAATAACCTGTAAAAGAATAAATGTATTTATTGGTGAACCAAACTCTGGAAAATCAAATATCCTTGAAAGTTTAGGGTTTTTATCTTTTTTAGGCGGATATGCTATTGAGTTAAAAAATTTTGTTAGAATGTTGCAGATAATAGATTTGTTTTATGATTTAAATATACGAGAAAAAATTTTTATTGAGTTGGATGAAAAAAAGATAATTGCTGAATACAGAAATGGTAATTTATTCTTAAATATTTCCCCTTCACCGAAAGAAAAAAATATAAATTTAAATTTATATCCTCCTTTTACTCACCATAAAATTTCTCCAGAAGTGAAAGAAATTTTTAAAAATATTAAGTTTTTTAAATTTCTTTTTAGAGAAAATTTTCCCTCACAACAGGCTGATTTTTTTCTGCCATCCGGAGAAAATTTATTAATTGTACTTGAAACAAACCCAGAACTGAGGAAAATAATTGGTAATATTTTATTAAACTTTAATCTTATTTTAAATTTAAAAAGATTAGAAAATAGAATCACACTTGCAAAAAGAATTGAAGAAACAATTGTAAGCGAAGTTCCATATTTTTTGCTCTCAGATACAATTCAAAGATTAATTTACTATATTAGTGCTGTTGAAACAAACGAGAATTCAGTTTTAATATTAGAAGAACCTGAAGCCCATGCTTTTCCATATTATACCAAATATCTTGCTGAAATAATTGCTGAAGACAAAAAAAATCAATATTTTATATCAACACATAACCCTTATTTTTTATCATCTATTATTGAAAAAAGCAAAAAAGAAGATGTAAAAATCTTGATTACCTACATAGAAAAAGGTCAAACAAAAGTAAAAGAATTTGAAAATGATAAAATTGAGCATTTATTAGAATATGAGTTTGTGGATATTTTCTTTAATATAGACAAATTAATTCAAACATGATTTATGTGGAGTGCAAACCAGACAAATTGCTTGTAGAAAAATTAGGGATAAATAAAAATTTAATTTATCATGCAGGAGGTAGCAAAGTTATTATGAGGCTATTCAAAGTAGAAAAAGGATGTGGTATTATTGA is a window of bacterium DNA encoding:
- a CDS encoding PmoA family protein, with product MKKIIINNDKRQWHNFPLKVEHSDDNLILVSKGRKFFAQIDEEHNKKYLIFLPGEIEKGVEIEFNIEKIDSLPEIVKINDDKNGKVNVFINETLFTTYNYSQENARPFLNPVIGPKGKQMVRKPASQGNPEKFDHIHHRGIWVAHGDVNGTDNWSEMEGHGKTVHKKFLKLVSGPVFGIIHSLNDWVDNKGRKILEEERIIKIYNLPPESRIIDHIIILRATETEVVFKDTKESGLLSIRVNPEMEGRHKGIIKNSYGGTGEIECWGKRSFWVDYSGEIEGIKCGISVFDWPDNLRYPTYWHVRDYGLFSANFFGLSDFYENKKISGTYILPYGEELKLFYRIYIHSGNCEESNIGEKYLNFLYPPRVEIK
- a CDS encoding uroporphyrinogen decarboxylase family protein: MSVKERILNTFNHCKIDRISFLTYPFLIPHGEIERLLRNNGFGYWWITSPLIIKNEKIERVTTNFYKNGKEFIKVSLKCKHGEIFEIWETGGGYGTSLRKKFFIEREEDYYIFEEIAKTEKIDVDKELYKNIEKNLGNDGILVSWLPKTPFQSILYELIGPENYAFHLFDYQNLFLNLYEFLFKRYLKKCEILSETEFEFFEIADNITSEMIGLERFKKFILPVYEKVCEIFHYKNKKIGSHMDGNLKILVEEIHKTKLDFIDAFTPYPDTDLTLKEAKEKWKEKIIIINYPSSVHIRKEEEIKKITQILIEEAYPGDNFIINLTENIPSEHWQKSLKIINETLIEYGEVPKGG
- a CDS encoding AAA family ATPase, encoding MIKKLNVKNFKSLKELEITCKRINVFIGEPNSGKSNILESLGFLSFLGGYAIELKNFVRMLQIIDLFYDLNIREKIFIELDEKKIIAEYRNGNLFLNISPSPKEKNINLNLYPPFTHHKISPEVKEIFKNIKFFKFLFRENFPSQQADFFLPSGENLLIVLETNPELRKIIGNILLNFNLILNLKRLENRITLAKRIEETIVSEVPYFLLSDTIQRLIYYISAVETNENSVLILEEPEAHAFPYYTKYLAEIIAEDKKNQYFISTHNPYFLSSIIEKSKKEDVKILITYIEKGQTKVKEFENDKIEHLLEYEFVDIFFNIDKLIQT
- the xylB gene encoding xylulokinase, with the translated sequence MEYLMGIDIGTTGVKIVVIDIEGNLKGTHTVEYPLITPRPGWAEQNPNDWWNATIKCIKEIIEKLKIKGEEIKGIGLTGQMHGSVFLDINYNVIYPAILWCDQRTYEECNDINEIVGKDRIFEITCNPVLTGFQAPKILWLRKNKPEIYKKVRKILLPKDYIRFCLISEFATDVSDASGTSLFDVRNRKWSEEILEKLNIPEDFLPKVYEGTEITGYIKKDVAKLTGLFEKTPVIAGGGDQAAGGVGNGIVEEGNVSVTIGTSGVVFAHSEKVIVDPKGRLHTFCHAVPGKWHLMGVMLSAGGSFRWLRDNLCEEEKKEGKRKKKDPYEIMTEKAKSIPIGSEGLIFLPYLTGERCPYPDPNARGVFFGLSLKHTKAHIIRSVMEGITFGLRDSIEIMKEINLPLGEKFIASGGGGKSDFWCQMIADIFGKNIVRLTSQEGAPFGAAILAGVGTGIYKNVKSACKTILKEKDLFRFETNNFKTYEKFYRIYKELYQKLKNSFDNLAKIL
- the rpsI gene encoding 30S ribosomal protein S9, yielding MDNKQLLIGVGRRKKSVAVVKMKEGEGKIIINKKTLEQYFPLFYQQEDAIKPLIVTNLKGKFDFEIKVEGGGITGQVDAIKLGIARALVKSDPSLTPKLKEYGLLTRDPRMKERKKYGQKGARKKFQWTKR